The DNA segment TGTGAATACACCCATTATTTTGGTGGTGCTTATCCCTTTGTGCAAGAGTTGGAGTTTCGTCCCACTGGAAAATATCGTCATTCCTTGGATGAATTGGAAGTAGTTTTCCGTTTGACAGCAGATCAGTTAGAAGTTTTGCTGGAGATTGATAAACGCGCCCGTGGTTGGAAGGGTTGGCTAGAAGAAGCTTTTGATATAGATGAGCGCTATGCGCGCTTGATTGTAAAACAATCAGATTTATATGAAACTGATGTAGAAGCGTTGATTGATCAGATAATTCAAAGTCATCTTAGTTAACTTTTATTGCTAGTTTGACATAGCAAGGTCAACCAAATTCTTTGATTAAGAAAGGGGTGTAAGTGATATGAGCGAACATAATTTTACAGATAATTTGCGCTGGACATCAGAGGCCAAGACAAAGTTAAAAAATATTCCCTTTTTTGCGCGCTCTCAAGCCAAAGCAAGAATTGAGCAGTTAGCACGTCAAGCAGAACAGGATATAGTCACACCAGAGTTAGTAGAACAAGCCAGACTGGAATTTGGACAGTGAAGACAAAAAGCGGTGTAGATGTTCTTCCCGCTTGATTGCCATTGTGTGATGGCTTTGCTATCACACACTGCCACATAACACGTTGCGTTAGGCGCAGAGATGATTTTTTTTGTGACTAATCATATCGAAATCTGCACCTAACACTACAAAAATTTGATTTCTACTTTATAAATAACCTCTTAATTACAAATTACGCCTTATTATTAACCGCCCACATTCATCGCTGTTAACATAGCCTTCTGCCCTACTTCTTTATACAGGGTTGCTAAATATTTCATGACTACATCACTAGGGTTTAAATTTGTTGAATTTTCTTCATCCTTTACTAGAGGAACTACTCCCAATACATCTAACACTGTTTCACCAGTTGAGGGAGCAATCACAACTAATGATGATTCGAGTGGTTCATTATATTGCCAGCAAGAATCTAATTTAATATTAGATTGAGTCCGAGGAATTTGCTGTTGAGTCTCAGATTTTGCTGTTATTTTAGTTTCTATTTTTGCATTACGTAATTGTCGTAAATCGCGGATAATTTTTTCTTTATTACGTCCACGTAACTGAAACAAGACAAATGGATCTTCGCTAAATCTGTCTCCTAGTTGATAGTAGACTGCACCAACGTGTTTACAGGGGTTGGCTTTATCAGGGCAGGAGCATTTACTATGGACATCAGACAAGGTGAAAGGAAATAATGAAAGCCCATTACTTGTAAATACTTCCTCAATATTTTGGGGCATTTCTCCTGCTAATAGCTTGGCAGCGAAAACAGCTTTTTGGGACATAGTTTCAATCACATAACCCCACTGCTCATCACTAAATGGATCAAGTGATAGGGATACTTTATAAGGCTCCTCTTCACTACCCTGGACTCTAGCTAATACTTTTGCACCTTTAAACTCGATACTCAAAACATTACCTTGACGAGAATATATCCGCGCTCGTTCTAAACGTTTTTTGAAGCGATAAGAATCTAGTAAATCGAGCCATCTTTGTGACCACCATTCCCGGCTCGCTTGTAAAGTGTAAGTTGTCATCATTAAATATATGTAGTTTGCTTTCTATAGGGTATTACATCCGCCTTGCGCCTTAACCAAGTGCTTAGTCTGCTTCAAGTTACCATCACACTGCTATTTCAGGATGTCCGCGTCAAGTGCTAATGGTCGCAACTTTGAATAGCATCCTTGTACTTGTGTCAAATGTCTTATAAAATACATAGATTTTTGTCTATGATTAGTATTAACTTCTTCGATATATAAGAATTAATTAGAGTAGACATCGTTGATTTATTTTGATGGGTAATTCCTTTTTGATAGAGATAACGGTAAGCTAAGAAGAATATTAAGCAAAGATAAATTTGCCTTATTTACAATAGCTGCAAGATAGCTGTATTACTTCGGATTTACACAAGTTAACTCCGAAATACTTTAATTTTTTGTGACAAATCTAGAGGTAAGTTCATGGCTCAGTTTCTCCTTGAGACTGTTTGGCTAGTCCCTTTGTATGCTCTAATTGGCGGTCTGTTAGCCATACCTTGGTCGCCGGGGATCATTCGCAAAACGGGGCCAAGACCGGCTGGTTATGTAAATTTAATAATGACATTTTTGGCGTTGGTTCATAGTGCGATCGCCTTACAAGCAACTTGGAGTCATCCACCCCAAGAAGTATTTCTTCCTTGGCTATCTACTGCTGGTTTAGACCTCACCATTGCCATAGAAATTTCTTCTATAAGTGTAGGGGCAATGGTAGTCATTACTGGCTTAAATTTCCTTGCCCAAATTTTTGCTATTGGCTACATGGAAATGGATTGGGGGTTGGGACGCTTTTATTCATTGCTGGGATTATTTGAAGCAGGGTTATGCGCTTTAGTCCTATGCAATAATCTATTTTTTAGTTATGTAATTCTGGAAATCCTCACATTAGGAACTTACTTATTAGTTGGTTTATGGTTTAGTCAACCATTAGTAGTCAGTGGCGCGAGAGATGCTTTCTTAACCAAGCGAGTAGGAGACTTGTTCCTGCTAATGGGTGTATTGGGATTATGGCCGTTAGCGGGAACTTGGAATTATCCAGAGCTAGCCCAATGGGCGCAAACAGCGAACGTAGACCCCACAATTATTACACTAGTGGGTTTAGCCTTAGTTGCTGGGCCAATGGGTAAGTGCGCCCAATTCCCCTTACATCTGTGGTTAGATGAAGCGATGGAAGGCCCGATGCCGAGTACTATTTTACGGAACTCGGTAGTAGTTGCCAGTGGAGCATGGGTACTGATTAAACTCCAACCAGTGTTAACTCTATCGCCTGTAGTTTCCTCATTTATTGTGGCAATTGGTGCAGTCACAGCAATTGGTGGTTCTTTAATTGCGATCGCCCAAATTGATGTTAAACGCTGCTTATCATATTCTGTTAGCGCTTACATGGGTTTGGTATTTATTGCTGTAGGCGCACGTCAAGATGAAGCTGCACTGTTATTGGTACTCACCCATGCAGTATCGGCGGCGTTATTGGTAATGAGTACTGGTGGGATTATTTGGAATAGCATTACCCAAGATGTGACTCAACTAGGTGGACTGTGGTCACGTCGTCCTATTTCTGGGTTAGCTTTCATTGTTGGGACATTGGGCTTAATTGGATTTCCCCCTCTAGGCGGCTTTTGGGCATTACTGAAATTAGCTGATGGCTTATGGGGAACTCACCCTTGGTTAGTAGGAATTGTCATAGCTGTCAATGCTTTAACCGCTTTCAGTTTGGTGAGAGAATTTGGTTTAATTTTTGGTGGTAAAGCTAAACAGATGACTGAGCGATCGCCAGAAGTTCATTGGCCGATGGTATTACCAATGATGATTTTATTTGGCTTTGTTCTTCACCTGCCTTTAATTTTGCAAGCCTTATCACTTTTACCTGATTGGGCAATCTTAAATAAAGATGTCGTCTTACTACTAATTTGGTCAACTATTTTCGGTTGTAGCATTAGCAGCGTCATTTATTTAAGTAACATCATTCCTAAACCAATTCGTCTGCCTTGGAAAGGTTTACAAGACCTATTGGCATACGATTTTTATACCCCCAATCTGTACCGAATCACCATTATTTTCAGCGTTGCCCAACTTTCTAAATTTGCCGATATGATTGACCGTTTCGTAGTTGATGGTATCGTCAATTTTGTTGGTCTGTTCTCACTGTTAGGTGGTGAAGGTCTAAAATATAGTACTTCTGGACAAACTCAATTTTATGCCTTGACTGTTCTCTTAGGTGTAGGTGTTTTAGGGGCTTGGGTGACTTGGCCTTTCTGGGGATTCCAGTTTTTGGATTTGATGTTTTAAGTAATTTAGTCAGTTGTCAGTAGTCAGGTGTTAGGAGCAAGAATTAACACCTGGCTACTAAAAAATAAAATATTCTACTTACCCAAATATTATGCTTAGTGTACTAATTTGGATACCAATTTTAAGCGCTATAGTTATCGGATTTTGGCCTAGTAATCCCAATCAATCTAGCCGTATCCGTCTAGTAGCATTAACTGTTGCAGCAATAGTATTAATCTGGAATCTGTTTATTCTGTTTAAATTCGATATCAGCAATCCAGGGATGCAGTTTCAAGAGTATCTGCCTTGGAATGAGACTTTGGGTTTGAGTTATCAATTAGGTGTTGATGGATTATCAATTTTGATGTTGGTATTAAATAGCCTCCTCACCTGGATTGCTATTTATAGTAGCAGCAACAAAACAGAACGTCCTCGACTGTTTTACTCAATGATTCTGTTAGTCAGTGGTGGAGTTGCAGGTGCTTTTCTCTCGGAAAACTTACTGTTATTCTTCCTATTTTACGAATTAGAATTAATCCCCTTCTATCTATTAATTTCCATTTGGGGAGGAGAAAAAAGAGCTTATGCTGGGATCAAATTCCTAATTTACACCGCCGTTTCTGGTGCTTTCATCCTCGCTACATTCTTGGGCATGGTTTGGCTGACTGGTTCTACCAGTTTCGCCTTTGATGCTATCTCTACCCAAGGCTTATCCGCCGGAATGCAGTTTATTCTCCTGGTGGGCATCATCTTAGGCTTTGGAATTAAGATTCCCTTGGTTCCCTTCCACACTTGGTTACCTGATGCTTATGTAGAAGCTTCGGCACCAATTGCGATTCTTTTGGGTGGTGTGTTGGCTAAGTTGGGAACTTACGGACTCCTGCGATTTGGATTGGGGATGTTTCCCCAAACTTGGAGTACTGTTGCACCAACCTTGGCAATTTGGGGGGCAGTTAGTGCTATTTATGGGGCGGTGATTGCGATCGCTCAAAAAGACATCAAGCGCATGGTAGCATACAGTTCCATCGGTCACATGGGTTATGTTCTATTAGCTAGTGCTGCCAGCACATCTCTAGCCCTTGTTGGTGCTGTATCCCAAATGTTCAGCCACGGTTTGATTTTGGCGATACTCTTCCATTTGGTGGGAATAATAGAAGAAAAAGTTGGCACCAGGGAGTTAGATAAACTCAATGGTTTAATGAGTCCAATTCGCGGTTTACCCCTCATTAGTGCCTTACTAGTTCTCAGTGGCATGGCTAGCGCCGGTATTCCCGGTTTAACAGGATTTATTGCGGAATTTATTGTCTTTCAAGGCAGTTTTACCGCCTTCCCTTTATCTACTTTGTTGTGTGTGGCATCTAGCGGTTTAACGGCAGTTTATTTCGTTATTCTCCTCAATCGCACCTGTTTTGGCAGACTCGATAATAACCAAGCCTATTACGCCAAAGTCCTCTGGTCAGAGAAAACACCAGCCTTAATTCTGGCAGCCCTCATCATCTTTTTAGGGGTACAACCAACTTGGTTAGTGCGTTGGAGTGAACCCACAACTACAGCAATGGTCGCAGCGATTCCTCCTGTGGAAAAAACCGTAATTTCTCAAGTTGTTTTGAAGTAGTCAAGTCGCTTCTCTACGAGACGCTACGCGTTAAGCGTTGGCGCAGCCTCTCCGACAGGAGAAGCTATGCCGCAGGCTTTACACTCCAATTCAAAATTCAAAATTCGAGATTATTTCCATTCTTCCTAACAGAATTTTGCATTTTGAGTTCAAAAAAGGTCAACCAGAGAATTACTTAAAACCCAAATCTGACTAAGCAACCTTCTTGAAGATGAGGAAATGAAAATGGTACAAACTCCAGAAAAACCTACTACCAAAATCCCTCCATCTCAGCATGAATTTGCTGATATAATTTATCGCCTAGAAGCAGGCGGTTCGATGTTGCCAGATACGCCCGAAAACCTAATGCAAATCATCGGCATATATAAGGCTTATGCTGTACCGATGGATTTTTACTGGCGTGACCTACTTTATATTGCTGAACAGGTATTTTTAAATCCATTTCCCTTTTTTAAATACTTCATTTCCCAAGAATATTTAGATTTACATAATCATTATGCTGGTGATGATGCTGATTTAAGAATTTGGCGTGGTGTCGCTACAGCCCATCCAGAACTTTTGGCATTTATGGAGAAGGGTGAAACCTTCAAAATGCCAAAACTATTGCATCATTTGTTGCACGATCGCATTAACATGGAATTTGCTGAAGCTTGTATGCAGGCTATGCTTTGGCACCGTAAGATGTATGCGCCAGTTAATCAATTTGATGCTTATTTAGACTCAGAAGAATATAAAGCTAACGCTGATAGAGCAATTAAAGCTTATTTTCAAGGCAACCCAGTCATGTTGGGGCTTTATAAGCTGTTCCCTGATATGTTCTTGGAACAGTGCCGCCAGATGTCCTACTACTCTAACCTGGGTTTATTCTGGGAAGTCATGGCCCCGGTGTTCTTTGAAATGTCGGATATCTACGATGAAGGTGGCTTCAAGGGTGTCCCAGATGCGATGAACTTTTTGGTGAATGGCATATTTGCGATCGCAGGCCGGCCGATTTACCATCATGTATATATCCGTGGTGAATGCTACGAAATCATTCCTAAATCCAAAGGTTTCACCTGGCTATACGAAGCTGCATTACCCTATGTAGAAGCCGTTTTCTATCGCACAGCCCCATTCCGTGGGACTAAATCTTACAACGCCCAAGCTGGTCAAGTACCTGCTGACCAAAAAGACTTCCACTACGGTATTCTCTACGCTGACGTATTTCCTGTAGGAACTGCGGGTATTCCTCCCACATTACTCATGCAAGATATGTTGCACTTCCTACCACAATATCTTGTTGATTACTACAAAAAATATTGTCGTGGGGAAGAAGATATGTTGATTCAGTTAGGAATTACTTTCCAACGTTCAATGTACAACGTTACCTCTGCCGTAATTCAAGCATTAAGAACTGCACTTTTATATCCTTTAGACGATCCTAATCCCAAACACTTGCAAGCCAACCGTGATTTTTTTGAAGCACAGCTAAATCGTTTTACTCGCTCAGAATATGGTATGCGTGACGCTGCTCGTCTGCGGAGTATTCAAGATCAAGATTATCGATAGAATATTAACCCAGCAACTGCAATTTCATCATCCAAATCCCTGGCTTTTCTATTTAGCATTAATTGTTGTAGAGACGTTGTATAAAACGTCTCTACTGTATTTATGGAGTGCAGATCATAACGCTATATCTGCAATTTCGCTTAGATAATATTTTGTCTATTTGAATGCTAAGTTCAGAAAAAAATAAATAGTAGATTTAATTATAATTATGCTGCCAAAATATATATTGTTTTTGATGTTCACACAGCCTTAAACTTATGGTAAGTAAATCATCGTTATTAAGAGAAGACTTGCAATAAAACGGGTGCTTTGGTTGTCTAGTGGTGTAGTCAAAAAATATTGACAATCTATCAGAGGCTAACGGTAACTTTCCTCTATGAAAAATATTAGCAGTATCAGCAAAAATCACTGTCCCAGACTTTCCTGTGCAGGGTTGCCAATAAGATGAAGATACAACCTGCTCCATAATCTCATCCTTTATATAAGTATCATCATATTTCAAAGACTTAGAAATATGTGAAGTCAAAAACTTGGGGATATATTCAAAAGTCCCACCATCTTCCTTTACATCGTTAAGATAAATAATAATTTTGAGCATCTTCCTATCTTCTTTATCCAGATGCCATAATCTAGATTTTTTTTGTACTTGATTATTAATATCTCGGCGAAAATAAGCACCATGATAAGCTACTGATAAACCAAGATAGTTTTCTACAATATTAAGTAATCTCTCCTGGATTCCCCAGAGGAAAATACTAGAATGTTCCCTAATTTGCTCAGAGGTAGCATGAACAGTAAATTCATTTTGACTTCCAGCAATATTTTTCGGTATTTTTGCCCCCAAAAGTTTTGCAGCTTGGAGCATTTCCATCGTAGAGGGAATTGATAATTCTGTTAATGAAGTTATCGCAATCCCTTTTTCTTGAAGATTTTCAACCAACGATAAATCATTTTCCGAAAGATATGGTAGATGATCAATATGTTTAGCGATCGCTGTTTGATAAGCAATATCAGCCGTATTACTGAGTAATGGTATTTGATATATTTTTCTAATTATTTCGTTGCGAACTTTTTTGACAATTTTTATCATAATTGCTCTGATACCATTATTTCAAATAAAATCTATATTGGTTCCCATGTCAGGAATTTAAAGATATAAAAAACTAACTAAAGTTGGAAGCAGATAAATTTATAATTCAGCATTTATGTAAAGTTTATGAATGATTTTCTACTTGTAATATTATTGCTAATACTGACTAATAATATCGTCTTTCATGCCTTCCTATGAGCCATATTGGCATTAATTTCCATAAAATAAAACTTACTTAAATACCAATACAGTTTACTTAAGAAAACGTGAATTCGACGGAACCTAACCCCAACCCCTTCCCTACAAGGGAAGGGGCTGAAAATCTATAAGTGAGTACCAAATAATCAGGGTTTTAAGCCTCTCCCCGCGTCGGGGAGAGGTACCCTGCGGGAAGCAAGCTATGGAGAGGGGTTCTTCCGAATTTATCGAACTCACGTTAAGAAAATAGTTTGTAGTAAGGACTGAAGTCCTCACTACAAACTCTTCCTTGCTTCAAAAAAACCAGATTTTAGACTTAACTAAACCGGATTGACTTAAATACTACAAAACTATTTTTAGTAAAAAATAAAAATCCCTGATGAAAATCTCAGGGATTCTTAGTAATTTTACAAAATGATTGTATTTAGTTAATGCTGGCAACTGGTTTTGTATGTTACACAATCATATTAATTTTCTAGTAAGCACCACTATTTCTATTAAACAGAATGGTAACAGTTTTGAAAATTAGTTTCAAATCATACATCAAGCTCCAGTTTTTCTGATATAGCAAATCTAGGCGGATTACATCTTCAAAACTACGAACTTTAGACCTGCCATTCACTTGCCATTCCCCAGTCATACCGGGTTTAACATCCAAACGTTGCCATTCTGGAACTTCATAGCGTTCTACTTCATCAGGTGTAGGCGGTCTAGTCCCTACTAAACTCATATCTCCTTTCAAGACATTCCAAAATTGGGGGAATTCATCCAGACTAGTACGACGTAAAAATCTGCCAACCTTTGTAATTCTAGGATCATTTTCGTTCTTGAAAAAAGCACCCTGTACCTGGTTTTCGACTTGAGATTTTTTTGCTTCCGCATCCACACACATGGAGCGAAATTTCCAAATTTTGAAGCGTTTACCCATCCAACCACAACGGATTTGTCCAAAGAAAATGGGGCCTGGATCATCGATTTGAATTGCAATCACAATGGGAATACACAAAATCCCCGTAATTACCAAACCCACTAAAGCACCAAAAATATCCAGAAATCGTTTAGTCCATGATGCAACAGAGGGATGAGTGGTAGGTAGTTGCTCTATTTTACGAGTAGAAACTTTCTGGTTATCTAAAGCATTCTCAGCTTCTGTTGGGGATATATTGCTACTGGGTTCAATAGAAAAAACTTTATCTAGTCCGGTGAGGTTTAATACTGCCATGACCTGGGGAGTGACATTCCGCAGGATCATGACAATTCCTTTTTCTTTAGTAGTCTTAAAGTTACTAACTAATGCTCCCAAGCCACTGCTATCCATAAAGGTAGTTTGTTGAAAATCTATAATGATTTCCTTGGGATGAGAGTTTCCTTTGGTTAATTCTTGGCAGGTTTGCTTAAAGCCTACTGCTTCCAGCACGCTTAAGCGGGCAGGAACCTGCACTATTAGGGTTTCATTTAGGGTGGTAACTAGAAAATTTACCTCTGTGGGTTGGCTAGTCATGAAGCTCTGCACTTTGGTTGCCATGTACATTTAATCTGCCACACATTTATTTTGTTCTAGAAAATTACCTAACCTTATGTTAATCAGTAGGAATAATGACTCATAGTTAGTTACTCAGGATCAGATTAGAGATTGACTACAAAGATTCACAATAGAACAAGAAGCTAAAAAACATACTTGTTGTTGCATCGACGTAGCGCGATCGCATATTACACCCATGACTGCTAAAACTACAGCCGAACCTACTGCTCGCCTGGTTGAGGTCTTTTCTGCTATTCAAGGGG comes from the Nostoc sp. PCC 7120 = FACHB-418 genome and includes:
- a CDS encoding PCP reductase family protein translates to MSEHNFTDNLRWTSEAKTKLKNIPFFARSQAKARIEQLARQAEQDIVTPELVEQARLEFGQ
- a CDS encoding SWIM zinc finger family protein — encoded protein: MTTYTLQASREWWSQRWLDLLDSYRFKKRLERARIYSRQGNVLSIEFKGAKVLARVQGSEEEPYKVSLSLDPFSDEQWGYVIETMSQKAVFAAKLLAGEMPQNIEEVFTSNGLSLFPFTLSDVHSKCSCPDKANPCKHVGAVYYQLGDRFSEDPFVLFQLRGRNKEKIIRDLRQLRNAKIETKITAKSETQQQIPRTQSNIKLDSCWQYNEPLESSLVVIAPSTGETVLDVLGVVPLVKDEENSTNLNPSDVVMKYLATLYKEVGQKAMLTAMNVGG
- a CDS encoding NAD(P)H-quinone oxidoreductase subunit F produces the protein MAQFLLETVWLVPLYALIGGLLAIPWSPGIIRKTGPRPAGYVNLIMTFLALVHSAIALQATWSHPPQEVFLPWLSTAGLDLTIAIEISSISVGAMVVITGLNFLAQIFAIGYMEMDWGLGRFYSLLGLFEAGLCALVLCNNLFFSYVILEILTLGTYLLVGLWFSQPLVVSGARDAFLTKRVGDLFLLMGVLGLWPLAGTWNYPELAQWAQTANVDPTIITLVGLALVAGPMGKCAQFPLHLWLDEAMEGPMPSTILRNSVVVASGAWVLIKLQPVLTLSPVVSSFIVAIGAVTAIGGSLIAIAQIDVKRCLSYSVSAYMGLVFIAVGARQDEAALLLVLTHAVSAALLVMSTGGIIWNSITQDVTQLGGLWSRRPISGLAFIVGTLGLIGFPPLGGFWALLKLADGLWGTHPWLVGIVIAVNALTAFSLVREFGLIFGGKAKQMTERSPEVHWPMVLPMMILFGFVLHLPLILQALSLLPDWAILNKDVVLLLIWSTIFGCSISSVIYLSNIIPKPIRLPWKGLQDLLAYDFYTPNLYRITIIFSVAQLSKFADMIDRFVVDGIVNFVGLFSLLGGEGLKYSTSGQTQFYALTVLLGVGVLGAWVTWPFWGFQFLDLMF
- a CDS encoding NADH-quinone oxidoreductase subunit M, whose translation is MLSVLIWIPILSAIVIGFWPSNPNQSSRIRLVALTVAAIVLIWNLFILFKFDISNPGMQFQEYLPWNETLGLSYQLGVDGLSILMLVLNSLLTWIAIYSSSNKTERPRLFYSMILLVSGGVAGAFLSENLLLFFLFYELELIPFYLLISIWGGEKRAYAGIKFLIYTAVSGAFILATFLGMVWLTGSTSFAFDAISTQGLSAGMQFILLVGIILGFGIKIPLVPFHTWLPDAYVEASAPIAILLGGVLAKLGTYGLLRFGLGMFPQTWSTVAPTLAIWGAVSAIYGAVIAIAQKDIKRMVAYSSIGHMGYVLLASAASTSLALVGAVSQMFSHGLILAILFHLVGIIEEKVGTRELDKLNGLMSPIRGLPLISALLVLSGMASAGIPGLTGFIAEFIVFQGSFTAFPLSTLLCVASSGLTAVYFVILLNRTCFGRLDNNQAYYAKVLWSEKTPALILAALIIFLGVQPTWLVRWSEPTTTAMVAAIPPVEKTVISQVVLK
- a CDS encoding CO2 hydration protein; translated protein: MVQTPEKPTTKIPPSQHEFADIIYRLEAGGSMLPDTPENLMQIIGIYKAYAVPMDFYWRDLLYIAEQVFLNPFPFFKYFISQEYLDLHNHYAGDDADLRIWRGVATAHPELLAFMEKGETFKMPKLLHHLLHDRINMEFAEACMQAMLWHRKMYAPVNQFDAYLDSEEYKANADRAIKAYFQGNPVMLGLYKLFPDMFLEQCRQMSYYSNLGLFWEVMAPVFFEMSDIYDEGGFKGVPDAMNFLVNGIFAIAGRPIYHHVYIRGECYEIIPKSKGFTWLYEAALPYVEAVFYRTAPFRGTKSYNAQAGQVPADQKDFHYGILYADVFPVGTAGIPPTLLMQDMLHFLPQYLVDYYKKYCRGEEDMLIQLGITFQRSMYNVTSAVIQALRTALLYPLDDPNPKHLQANRDFFEAQLNRFTRSEYGMRDAARLRSIQDQDYR
- a CDS encoding anti-sigma factor antagonist (This anti-anti-sigma factor, or anti-sigma factor antagonist, belongs to a family that includes characterized members SpoIIAA, RsbV, RsfA, and RsfB.); translation: MATKVQSFMTSQPTEVNFLVTTLNETLIVQVPARLSVLEAVGFKQTCQELTKGNSHPKEIIIDFQQTTFMDSSGLGALVSNFKTTKEKGIVMILRNVTPQVMAVLNLTGLDKVFSIEPSSNISPTEAENALDNQKVSTRKIEQLPTTHPSVASWTKRFLDIFGALVGLVITGILCIPIVIAIQIDDPGPIFFGQIRCGWMGKRFKIWKFRSMCVDAEAKKSQVENQVQGAFFKNENDPRITKVGRFLRRTSLDEFPQFWNVLKGDMSLVGTRPPTPDEVERYEVPEWQRLDVKPGMTGEWQVNGRSKVRSFEDVIRLDLLYQKNWSLMYDLKLIFKTVTILFNRNSGAY